Proteins from one Pleuronectes platessa chromosome 16, fPlePla1.1, whole genome shotgun sequence genomic window:
- the LOC128458566 gene encoding protein TANC2 isoform X3, giving the protein MFRNSLKMLLGGKIRKNNNGGSSIESEGSEIRMMEGFTRSLPSSPLLNLRLGKRSGEDEELGPPPSVDEAADALMTRLGFLLGDKIISGEPGSPYLAQDDAQRISPSSSLASSSTSPCSTLQPPAGGEGNSDNKHVSSNNASVTSPTSTLESRDSGIIATLTSYSAESAAEQYSSSKYPGDGYHGSSLHLWPAGGRPVVVSTSSSCMVAVESVNDHLLYRVDDNIAASTYSLNKLHPDRGSVAARSLGSTHSIPVYLMPRPNSVAATSSAHLEDLAYLDEQQRQIPSRTSLRMPRQNSGSRSQQDHRGKHKHMLSNTNTTLILTSSITILSSPAVRFTPSLSLKPLHFEVPGLSSDWLFTGREWLFQEVHAYLCSDDPSTSRGVVIFGNMGFGKTAIIARLVALSCHGNRMWPTAARSQSTPKHVAPVSLSNDSLGRGGGRGDEGGGGSCPGTPELKRRQEEALRKLAGQVVSYHFCQADNSYTCLVPEFVHNMAAMLSHAPQLLAYQELLHRSPQLQSTLSLRSCIQDPSSALQRGILEPLEALHRERKLHVEGAGLIVLIDGLNEAEFHRPDYGNTLTSFLSQNVPKFPPWLKIITTVRTSQQDITCSLPFHRISLDKMEESNAIDQDLQGYLMQRIHSSSEIQSNVSLSNSRFDNAALTKLISHLKSLSKGSYLYLKLTLDLIEGGYLVLKSSSFKVVPVSLAEVYLLQLNMRFPTQSSFQRVLPLLNITVASLHPLTDQQLFEVVNSAALTGGTLQWDEFSQRLEQLSSFLLRRSDGSWMLNHASFREWLVWREEGQDDRFLCDPRSGHTLLAFWLCRQEGKLNRQQTLELGHHILKAHIYKGLSKKLGISSSVLQGLWLSYSTDNLSPTLSSLRNLYTPNIKVSRLLIMGGADVDYHSGVLNNAPLLCVHSHLGHTDAVALLLDHGAQVDSQSHDGLTALGFAAAAGHMDIVIMLSQQRAKVGHVDSSGQCVLVHAAQRGHLKVLDFLLKRADWSCTSCCGQRGASKTHAVQQALIAAASMGHTEMVSYLLDLPEEDEEEEERPEINTSDTLWGETALTAAAGSGRLPVCRQLLEQGAAAEQGNRRGVAPLFSAVRYGHWKVVELLLNHGVDVNMIDQQGRTALMTAASEGHMPSAQLLLEHGSSLDQSDREGLTALSWACLKGQIPLVRELVERGAATTHADRSGRTPLDLAAFRGDPEVVQYLVDHGALVEHVDCSGMRPLDRAVGCRNTSAVIALLKKGAKIGPATWAMATSKPDILMVLLTKLIQEGDKLYKQGKVREAAQSYQSALQKFPGDELKTFRQLRVCVLLNLSRCRRKMNDFDLAEEFATKALELKAQSYEAFYARARAKRSRRQFHAALEDLIEASHLCPSNREIQRLLSRVKEECRQDPQQQEPPCPSSHHAYEHNVSINEARCRDSGCLQVHDKEGLPEEEEEEEKEEERVEREGDPPPHSSFHPPPVVQSIDIHCRPAMSSPSSLSPSHLYHHLPSPIHSPSSSACHSAPHPPSSSLHNFSPPSSPKQHQANPMSESITALSGIGVQQYPQSYLALHHSDQKQGVQQYHFLSDQRSLKKQNPAQGQWLTPAKAQVVRTSQPSSSTHSSMVLGSSAYSQFAYLPRELDELGDGICSSLLNVRPSLQVQAGLNYVASYPLDDLDVGLTCQLRPASGFGRGAGGEMVGNNRFAQARQFSRNQSKAASYPMEVTEATMGLPESLPSLHDYQYHDQGGLRRPLSTHPTSSTVSSTRPLNQSFSICFPTTSSSLAGGQPANHGSGFRTSASTQHMDLPSDLASIGGVTGYHDDLSLISPQSEICMTGGGTYPGEGGRSSRSTPFMGVIDKTVRVQQQYQQQAPSNSSSCLSPSRSWAVSSVDTVVTPPGKTLPNQGGFSQPQPSSIAYHNRSNNNAHNGHNHLDYYEVLPSSGSQGESSMQVASHNPSYLDVKLARTLPVIHSCSDRPTERKTGPTSPVKPKRPFVESNV; this is encoded by the exons GTGAGGACGAAGAGTTGGGACCTCCTCCCTCAGTGGACGAGGCGGCTGATGCTCTGATGACCAGGTTGGGCTTCCTGCTGGGGGACAAGATAATCAGTGGAGAGCCGGGGTCCCCTTACCTAGCCCAGGACGATGCACAG AGgatctctccttcctccagtcTGGCCAGTAGCAGCACCTCCCCCTGCTCCACACTGCAGCCCCCTGCTGGAGGAGAAGGCAACAGCGACAACAAGCATGTCTCCTCCAACAATGCCTCTGTCACCTCCCCCACCTCAACACTGGAAAGCAGAGACAGCGGCATCATAG CCACGCTGACCAGCTATTCTGCAgagtcagcagcagagcagtACAGCAGCTCCAAATACCCGGGAGATGGTTACCATGggagcagcctccacctctggCCAGCAGGTGGCCGGCCGGTGGtggtctccacctcctcgtcctgtATGGTGGCAGTGGAAAGCGTTAACGACCACCTTCTATACAGGGTGGACGACAACATTGCCGCCTCAACTTACAGCCTCAACAAACTCCACCCGGACCGAGGCTCTGTCGCTGCACGGTCTTTAGGCTCCACCCACTCCATACCTGTCTACCTCATGCCCCGCCCCAATTCAGTTGCtg CCACTAGTTCTGCCCACCTTGAGGATCTGGCGTATCTGGATGAGCAGCAGAGACAAATCCCTTCAAGGACATCCCTCAGAATGCCCAGACAGAATTCTGGGAGTCGTAGTCAACAGGACCACAGAGGTAAACACAAGCACATgctctcaaacacaaacacaacactcatTTTAACAAGCAGTATAACAATACTCTCTTCCCCTGCAGTTCGTTTTACTCCCTCTCTCAGCCTGAAGCCCCTGCACTTTGAGGTTCCCGGTCTCtcatctgattggctgttcaCTGGCAGGGAGTGGCTCTTTCAGGAAGTACATGCCTATCTCTGCAGCGATGACCCGTCAACCAGTCGGGGCGTGGTGATCTTCGGCAACATGGGCTTCGGCAAAACAGCAATCATTGCCCGACTGGTGGCGCTCAGTTGTCATGGAAACCGAATGTGGCCTACTGCTGCTCGGAGCCAGAGCACTCCAAAGC ATGTTGCACCTGTTTCTCTCTCCAACGATTCcctgggaagaggaggaggaagaggagatgaaggaggaggaggaagctgtcCAGGAACTCCAGAGTtgaagaggagacaggaggaagccctgaggaaacttgcAGGACAG GTAGTCTCATATCATTTCTGTCAGGCTGACAACAGTTACACTTGTCTGGTTCCGGAGTTTGTCCACAACATGGCGGCAATGCTAAGTCATGCACCTCAACTGCTGGCCTATCAGGAGCTACTGCACCGGTCGCCGCAGCTACAGAGCACGCTCAGTCTACGCTCCTGCATTCAGGATCCAAGCTCTGCCCTCCAGAGAGGAATACTGGAACCACTCGAAGCTCTCCACAGAG aGAGGAAGTTGCATGTGGAAGGGGCAGGGCTTATTGTATTGATTGATGGGCTAAATGAGGCAGAATTCCACCGGCCAGACTACGGCAACACACTGACTTCCTTCCTGTCCCAAAACGTCCCAAAATTTCCTCCTTGGTTGAAGATCATCACCACTGTCAGGACCAGTCAACAG GACATCACTTGTTCTCTACCTTTTCATCGCATCTCCCTGGACAAGATGGAGGAGAGCAATGCTATAGATCAAGACCTGCAG GGTTACCTGATGCAGCGTATCCATAGCAGCAGCGAGATCCAGAGCAACGTGTCGCTGAGTAATAGCCGTTTTGATAACGCGGCACTCACCAAACTGATCAGCCACCTTAAGAGCCTGAGCAAAGGCTCATACCTCTACTTGAAACTGACACTGGACCTGATAGAGGGTGGATACCTGGTCCTGAAGAGCTCCAGCTTCAAA GTGGTTCCTGTCAGTCTAGCAGAGGtctacctgctgcagctcaacaTGCGGTTTCCCACCCAATCGTCTTTTCAGAGAGTTCTGCCGTTGCTTAACATCACTGTGGCATCACTGCACCCACTGACCGACCAGCAG CTGTTTGAGGTAGTGAACTCTGCCGCTCTGACTGGAGGAACGCTGCAGTGGGACGAGTTTTCCCAGCGTCTCGAGCAGCTCTCGTCGTTTCTCCTGAGGCGGAGCGACGGAAGCTGGATGCTGAACCACGCCTCCTTTAGAGAGTGGCTGgtttggagggaggaggggcagGACGACAGGTTCCTCTGTGACCCCAGGAGTGGTCACACTCTTTTGGCCTTCTGGCTCTGCAGACAAGAAGGGAAGTTGAATCGACAGCAAACTCTTGAGCTGGGACATCACATCCTGAAGGCTCATATCTACAAG GGTCTGAGTAAAAAGCTTGGGATTTCCTCCTCAGTTCTACAGGGGCTGTGGCTGTCCTACAGCACAGACAACCTGAGCCCTACTCTGTCATCTCTTCGCAACCTCTACACCCCTAACATCaag GTGAGCCGGTTGCTGATCATGGGTGGAGCTGATGTGGATTACCATAGTGGCGTCCTTAACAACGCCCCTCTTTTGTGTGTGCACTCCCATCTGGGCCACACGGATGCCGTGGCACTGCTGCTCGATCATGGAGCTCAG GTGGATTCTCAGTCACATGATGGTTTGACTGCACTgggatttgctgctgctgctggacataTGGACATTGTCATCATGCTGAGTCAGCAGAGGGCTAAG GTGGGTCATGTGGATAGCTCCggtcagtgtgtgttggtgcacgCTGCTCAGCGAGGCCACCTCAAGGTGCTGGACTTCCTGTTGAAGCGTGCGGACTGGAGCTGCACTTCCTGCTGTGGCCAGCGGGGAGCAAGCAAGACCCATGCAGTGCAGCAAGCTCTGATTGCAGCAGCCAGCATGGGCCACACAGAG atggtgTCGTATCTACTAGATCTtccagaggaagatgaggaagaagaggagagacctGAGATTAACACATCTGACACTCTATGGGGAGAAACAG CtctaacagcagcagcaggaagtggcAGGCTGCCTGTGTGCAGGCAGTTGTTGGagcagggtgctgctgctgagcaaGGCAACAGGCGAGGTGTGGCTCCGCTCTTCAGTGCCGTGAGATATGGCCACTGGAAG GTGGTGGAGTTGCTACTGAATCATGGGGTGGATGTGAACATGATTGACCAACAGGGTCGAACAGCTCTAATGACGGCAGCCTCCGAGGGACATATGCCCTCCGCACAGCTGCTGCTTGAACATG GATCCTCTCTGGACCAGAGCGACAGAGAGGGGTTAACAGCGCTGAGCTGGGCATGTCTCAAAGGCCAGATCCCCTTGGTCAGAGAGCTGGTGGAGAGAGGTGCAGCCACAACTCATGCTGACCGCAGTGGACGAACACCTCTGGATCTCGCTGCCTTCCGTGGTGACCCAGAAGTG GTGCAGTACCTGGTGGATCATGGCGCATTGGTGGAACATGTGGATTGCAGTGGGATGCGTCCTCTTGACCGAGCGGTCGGCTGCAGAAACACTTCCGCTGTTATTGCTCTGCTCAAAAAGGGAGCCAAGATAG ggcCAGCAACTTGGGCCATGGCAACATCTAAACCGGACATCTTAATGGTTCTGCTCACTAAACTGATTCAGGAAGGAGACAAACTGTACAAG CAAGGTAAAGTGCGAGAAGCTGCTCAGTCCTATCAGTCAGCACTTCAGAAGTTTCCAGGAGACGAGCTGAAGACATTCAGACAGctaagagtgtgtgtgctgctcaaCCTGTCACGGTGCCGCCGGAAGATGAAT GATTTTGACCTTGCTGAGGAGTTTGCTACCAAAGCACTAGAACTGAAAGCTCAATCCTATGAGGCCTTTTATGCCAGAGCCCGGGCCAAACGCAGCCGCAG ACAATTTCATGCAGCCCTGGAGGACCTAATTGAGGCCAGCCATCTGTGTCCATCTAATCGGGAGATCCAGCGTTTGCTGTCCCGGGTCAAGGAAGAGTGTCGGCAGGATCCTCAACAACAAGAGCCTCCCTGTCCTTCATCACACCATGCTTATGAACATAACGTGTCCATCAACGAGGCCAGGTGCAGAGATTCAGGTTGTCTGCAGGTGCATGACAAGGAGGGGCttccagaggaagaggaggaagaagaaaaggaagaggagagggttGAAAGGGAAGGAGATCCCCCTCCACACTCCTCCTTCCACCCTCCACCTGTGGTTCAAAGTATTGACATTCACTGTCGGCCTGCGATGTCAtcaccctcctccctctcccctagTCACCTGTATCATCACCTCCCAAGTCCCATCcactctccttcctcttcagcCTGTCattcagctcctcatcctccttcatcctccctTCACAATTTcagtcctccctcctcaccaaAACAGCATCAAGCCAACCCAATGTCAGAAAGTATCACTGCATTGTCAGGGATTGGTGTGCAACAATATCCACAGTCCTACTTAGCTCTCCATCACTCAGATCAGAAACAGGGAGTGCAGCAATACCACTTTTTGTCTGATCAGAGATCACTTAAGAAGCAAAACCCTGCACAAGGCCAATGGCTTACACCAGCCAAAGCCCAGGTTGTTAGAACCAGTCAGCCTAGTTCTTCAACCCACTCCAGCATGGTTTTGGGAAGTTCAGCTTACTCACAGTTTGCCTATCTGCCTCGAGAATTGGATGAACTGGGAGACGGAATTTGCTCCAGTCTCCTAAATGTCAGGCCTAGCCTGCAGGTCCAGGCTGGTCTTAATTATGTAGCTTCATATCCACTTGATGATTTAGATGTTGGCTTGACTTGCCAGTTGAGACCTGCATCTGGCTttgggagaggagcaggaggggaaATGGTGGGGAACAACCGGTTCGCCCAGGCCCGTCAGTTCAGCCGCAACCAATCCAAAGCAGCTTCCTACCCAATGGAAGTTACAGAGGCAACAATGGGGCTGCCTGAAAGCCTTCCATCATTGCATGATTATCAGTACCATGATCAGGGTGGGCTGCGACGTCCACTTAGCACCCATCCAACCTCatccactgtctcctccaccaGGCCTCTCAACCAGAGTTTCAGTATCTGTTtccccaccaccagcagcagcctcgcTGGTGGGCAGCCAGCTAATCATGGATCAGGCTTCAGGACCTCGGCCTCCACACAGCACATGGATTTACCTTCAGATCTTGCCTCTATTGGAGGGGTTACTGGTTATCATgatgatctctctctgatctctccccAGTCAGAAATATGTATGACAGGAGGTGGGACTTATCCTGGGGAGGGAGGTCGGTCGTCAAGGAGCACTCCTTTTATGGGTGTTATTGACAAGACAGTGAGGGTGCAGCAGCAGTATCAGCAACAAGCTCCTTCTAATTCGTCATCCTGTCTCAGCCCCTCGCGCTCCTGGGCTGTGTCTTCAGTGGACACAGTGGTTACCCCACCTGGTAAAACCCTACCCAACCAAGGAGGCTTCAGTCAACCACAGCCCTCCTCCATTGCCTACCACAACCGCAGCAACAACAATGCCCACAATGGTCACAACCACCTCGATTACTATGAGGTGCTGCCAAGTAGTGGTTCCCAAGGTGAGAGCTCGATGCAGGTTGCTAGTCACAATCCCTCTTACCTGGACGTAAAGCTGGCCCGAACATTGCCAGTGATTCATAGCTGCTCAGACAGACCAACTGAGAGAAAGACAGGACCTACCtctcctgtcaaaccaaaaagACCCTTTGTTGAGTCCAATGTATAG